In Funiculus sociatus GB2-C1, one DNA window encodes the following:
- a CDS encoding RDD family protein yields MPNELATSRLPKVPIERRCAAYAIDFVAVWLISLPFSGNTPGLVPIAQIVVFIVAWLGLRVLLPAKNKGQSLGRWAMDMKVLDPKFRKTPGLFELSKREGILGLASLLAMIGLSIGVTNGLSLLLLVTPLAVDFGVAVADAEWQQAFHDRVARTCIVQTRRGFSLDIRLKKIVAKVTNRMK; encoded by the coding sequence ATGCCAAACGAACTAGCCACCAGCCGATTACCCAAAGTTCCGATTGAGCGACGGTGTGCTGCCTACGCGATTGATTTTGTGGCTGTTTGGCTGATTAGTTTGCCCTTTAGCGGAAACACTCCCGGCCTAGTCCCGATCGCACAGATAGTAGTTTTCATTGTGGCATGGTTGGGTCTGCGGGTGCTTCTGCCAGCCAAAAATAAAGGGCAGAGTTTGGGACGTTGGGCAATGGATATGAAAGTTCTCGACCCCAAATTCCGCAAAACACCGGGACTTTTTGAGCTAAGCAAGCGGGAAGGCATCCTGGGACTTGCTAGTCTTTTGGCTATGATTGGACTGAGCATTGGTGTAACTAACGGATTATCTTTGCTGCTCTTGGTTACTCCCCTAGCAGTCGATTTTGGGGTGGCTGTTGCTGATGCCGAGTGGCAACAAGCATTCCATGACCGGGTAGCGCGAACCTGCATAGTGCAGACACGTCGAGGTTTCTCACTAGATATCCGACTAAAAAAAATAGTTGCTAAAGTGACGAATCGTATGAAATAA
- a CDS encoding ferredoxin:protochlorophyllide reductase (ATP-dependent) subunit N: MTLANTEPQALTYECETGNYHTFCPISCVAWLYQKIEDSFFLVIGTKTCGYFLQNAMGVMIFAEPRYAMAELEEGDISAQLNDYEELKRLCLQIKRDRNPSVIVWIGTCTTEIIKMDLEGLAPKLESEIGIPIVTARANGLDYAFTQGEDTVLAAMAARCPDKAPVVETEKKERNAIASLLNFGKKKEDVTADEAEYVKHPPLVLFGSLPDPVVTNLTLELKKQGIKVSGWLPSKRYTELPVLEEGYYVSGVNPFLSRTATTLMRRRKCKLIGAPFPIGPDGTRAWIEKICSVFGIEPQGLDEREAQIWANLEDYLQLIRGKSVFFMGDNLLEISLARFLIRCGMTCPEIGIPYMDKRYQAAELALLEKTCHEMGVPTPKIIEKPDNYNQIQRIKEQNIDLVITGMAHANPLEARGINTKWSVEFTFAQIHGFTNARDILELVTRPLRRNNNLKDLGWDKLVREEAKI; encoded by the coding sequence ATGACCCTTGCTAATACAGAACCGCAAGCGTTGACTTATGAGTGTGAAACCGGAAATTACCACACCTTTTGCCCGATCAGCTGCGTGGCGTGGCTGTACCAAAAGATAGAAGATAGTTTTTTCCTAGTTATCGGTACGAAAACCTGCGGCTATTTCCTGCAAAATGCGATGGGGGTGATGATTTTTGCTGAACCCCGCTATGCGATGGCTGAGTTAGAAGAAGGGGATATCTCGGCTCAGTTGAATGACTATGAAGAACTCAAGCGGCTGTGCTTGCAAATTAAGCGCGATCGCAACCCCAGTGTTATCGTCTGGATTGGCACCTGCACCACAGAAATCATCAAGATGGATTTGGAGGGCTTGGCACCCAAGCTAGAATCCGAAATTGGTATCCCCATTGTGACCGCTCGTGCCAACGGGTTAGATTACGCCTTCACCCAAGGGGAAGACACCGTACTGGCGGCGATGGCTGCCCGTTGTCCCGATAAAGCGCCTGTGGTAGAAACTGAGAAGAAAGAAAGGAATGCGATCGCTTCCCTACTCAACTTTGGCAAAAAGAAAGAAGACGTAACAGCAGATGAAGCCGAATATGTCAAGCATCCACCGCTAGTTCTCTTCGGTTCTCTCCCCGATCCAGTTGTTACCAATTTGACGCTGGAACTCAAAAAGCAAGGCATTAAAGTCTCCGGCTGGCTACCCTCCAAGCGTTACACCGAACTACCAGTTCTGGAAGAAGGGTATTATGTTTCTGGTGTCAATCCCTTCCTCAGCCGCACCGCCACCACCCTGATGCGTCGTCGCAAGTGCAAACTCATCGGCGCACCCTTCCCAATTGGCCCCGATGGCACCCGCGCCTGGATTGAGAAAATCTGCTCGGTGTTCGGAATTGAACCCCAAGGATTAGATGAGCGAGAAGCGCAAATTTGGGCAAATTTGGAAGACTATCTCCAACTGATTCGCGGCAAATCTGTCTTCTTTATGGGTGACAACTTGCTGGAAATCTCTTTGGCGCGGTTTCTAATTCGCTGTGGCATGACTTGCCCGGAAATCGGCATCCCCTACATGGATAAGCGCTATCAAGCTGCTGAATTGGCGTTGTTAGAGAAGACTTGCCACGAAATGGGAGTACCTACACCCAAAATTATCGAGAAGCCAGATAATTACAACCAAATTCAGCGGATAAAAGAGCAGAATATCGATCTTGTAATTACTGGTATGGCTCATGCTAACCCATTAGAAGCACGCGGTATCAATACAAAGTGGTCTGTTGAGTTCACTTTTGCTCAGATTCACGGCTTTACTAATGCTCGCGACATTCTAGAATTGGTAACTCGTCCGCTGCGTCGGAATAATAACCTCAAAGATTTGGGTTGGGACAAGTTGGTAAGGGAAGAAGCGAAGATTTAA
- the rpsR gene encoding 30S ribosomal protein S18: MTYFRRRLSPIKPDDPIDYKDVELLRKFITERGKILPRRITGLTSKQQRDLTVAIKRARILALLPFINAEG, translated from the coding sequence ATGACTTACTTCCGTCGCCGCCTTTCCCCCATTAAACCTGACGATCCAATTGACTACAAAGATGTCGAACTGTTGCGGAAATTTATCACCGAACGGGGTAAAATTCTGCCGCGTCGCATTACAGGTCTAACGTCAAAGCAACAAAGAGACCTGACTGTGGCTATCAAACGCGCTCGCATTCTAGCTTTGTTACCTTTTATCAACGCCGAAGGGTAA
- the bchL gene encoding ferredoxin:protochlorophyllide reductase (ATP-dependent) iron-sulfur ATP-binding protein, translating into MKLSVYGKGGIGKSTTSCNISVALAKRGKKVLQIGCDPKHDSTFTLTGFLIPTIIDTLQEKDYHYEDVWAEDVIYKGYGGVDCVEAGGPPAGAGCGGYVVGETVKLLKELNAFDEYDVILFDVLGDVVCGGFAAPLNYSDYCMIVTDNGFDALFAANRIAASVREKARTHPLRLAGLIGNRTSKRDLIDKYISAVPMPVLEVLPLIEDIRVSRVKGKTLFEMAETDPSLNYVCEYYLNIADQILALPEGVVPNDAPDRELFSLLSDFYLNPTKPNVKTEDEELDLMMV; encoded by the coding sequence GTGAAACTGTCAGTATACGGAAAAGGCGGAATCGGCAAATCCACAACTAGCTGTAATATTTCCGTGGCTCTAGCCAAGCGCGGCAAGAAAGTCCTGCAAATTGGCTGCGATCCAAAGCACGACAGCACCTTTACCCTCACAGGCTTCCTGATTCCCACAATTATCGACACGCTTCAGGAAAAGGACTACCACTATGAAGACGTGTGGGCGGAAGATGTCATCTACAAAGGCTATGGCGGCGTAGACTGCGTTGAAGCTGGTGGACCCCCAGCTGGTGCGGGTTGCGGCGGTTACGTCGTCGGCGAAACAGTAAAGCTACTCAAGGAATTGAACGCCTTTGATGAGTACGATGTGATTTTGTTTGACGTGTTGGGTGACGTTGTGTGTGGCGGCTTTGCGGCTCCCCTCAACTATTCCGACTACTGCATGATTGTCACCGACAACGGTTTTGATGCTTTATTTGCCGCCAACCGTATCGCCGCCTCAGTACGGGAAAAAGCTCGGACGCACCCCTTGCGTCTGGCCGGCTTGATTGGCAACCGCACATCCAAGCGCGACTTGATCGACAAATACATTTCAGCAGTTCCGATGCCAGTGCTGGAAGTATTGCCCCTAATTGAAGACATCCGGGTTTCCCGCGTCAAGGGCAAAACTCTGTTTGAAATGGCAGAGACTGACCCCTCGCTTAACTACGTCTGCGAATATTACCTAAATATTGCTGACCAAATTCTGGCGCTTCCAGAGGGCGTTGTACCTAATGATGCTCCAGATCGGGAGTTGTTCTCCTTGCTGTCTGACTTCTACCTCAATCCCACAAAACCAAATGTGAAGACTGAGGACGAAGAACTTGATCTAATGATGGTTTGA
- a CDS encoding ribonuclease catalytic domain-containing protein gives MEKGTLIEFRLHGERRLAVTERPEGKTHWIVVDDKNQSHTIHPRQITYEVAGQSYKPAQISSFLQEVQRYLDPTSIEVAWELLVEDGATVTPMEMASVLFSDQSPPLVYAAHCLLSEDKLYFKQKGDRYEPRSATQVADLKHQVEVEQERRTSRQEFMARLSKAIAGEQVEWERRDRQRLEAIEKYAAVLADMLRAGLNQESLNRAYPPPAPVLETMNDLGRPGTPQAAFQLLVDLGLWSPHENLYVRRSQIPVHFSDKVLDVAKQYAKETPSDLEDNRLDLTHLKVYTIDDESTKEIDDGLSVEYLEDGRQKLWIHIADPSRLVSPGDELDLEARRRTTTVYLPTGMIPMFPPELATGPMSLVQGKICSALSFGVILDEVGAVQEYGIQASIIKPTYRLTYEDVDEMLQLGIQGEPEIAAIAKWAKLRQLWRQSQGAINIHMPEAMIKVNGDEITIDILEDSPARQLVAEMMILTGEVAAKYAKAHDIPLPFRSQPQPELPSEEELLQLPAGPVRYCAMRGRMPRSEMSTTPGRHAGLGLETYTQVTSPIRRYSDLLAHFQLKAHLRGEPTPFSAQELQEVMVGIGTAAQEARLVERQTNRYWGLEYLRRHADQVWQALMLRWLREDDRLGLILLEDLGLELAMRFTKSVKLGDRLSVSVSHSDPRQDVIQFRQLVDQEVQPAAT, from the coding sequence GTGGAGAAGGGAACGTTAATAGAGTTTAGGCTGCATGGAGAGCGGCGTCTTGCTGTCACAGAACGTCCAGAGGGGAAAACGCACTGGATTGTGGTAGACGACAAAAATCAATCCCACACCATCCATCCCCGACAAATTACCTATGAGGTTGCAGGTCAAAGCTATAAGCCTGCACAGATTTCCAGTTTCCTGCAAGAGGTGCAGCGCTATCTAGACCCAACAAGTATAGAAGTAGCGTGGGAACTGTTGGTAGAGGATGGGGCGACCGTTACTCCAATGGAAATGGCATCAGTGCTGTTTTCCGACCAAAGTCCGCCACTGGTGTACGCGGCTCACTGTTTGCTATCTGAAGATAAACTGTATTTCAAGCAAAAGGGCGATCGCTATGAGCCTCGGAGCGCAACTCAAGTAGCCGACCTAAAGCATCAAGTAGAAGTCGAGCAAGAGCGGCGCACCTCTCGGCAAGAATTTATGGCACGCTTATCAAAAGCGATCGCAGGCGAGCAGGTGGAGTGGGAGCGGCGCGATCGCCAACGCCTAGAAGCAATAGAAAAGTATGCCGCAGTGCTAGCAGATATGCTTCGTGCTGGCTTAAATCAAGAATCTCTGAACCGCGCCTATCCCCCGCCAGCCCCCGTCCTAGAAACCATGAACGATCTAGGACGACCCGGAACTCCTCAAGCTGCTTTTCAACTGCTGGTAGATTTGGGATTGTGGAGTCCGCACGAAAACCTGTATGTGCGGCGCAGTCAGATCCCAGTTCACTTTTCCGATAAGGTGTTAGACGTGGCGAAGCAATATGCTAAAGAAACGCCGAGCGATCTGGAAGACAACCGACTGGATCTGACTCATTTGAAGGTTTACACGATTGATGATGAAAGTACCAAAGAAATAGACGACGGTTTGAGTGTTGAATACCTCGAAGATGGTCGTCAAAAGCTTTGGATACACATCGCAGACCCCTCGCGTTTGGTTTCTCCAGGCGACGAATTAGATTTGGAAGCCAGACGGCGCACTACTACGGTGTATTTACCGACGGGGATGATTCCGATGTTCCCGCCGGAACTGGCAACTGGGCCAATGAGTTTGGTTCAGGGAAAAATTTGTAGTGCGCTCTCGTTTGGGGTGATTTTGGATGAAGTGGGTGCAGTACAAGAATATGGCATCCAAGCCAGTATAATCAAGCCGACTTATCGCCTGACTTATGAAGATGTGGATGAGATGCTCCAACTGGGTATCCAGGGAGAACCGGAGATAGCAGCGATCGCTAAGTGGGCTAAACTGCGCCAGTTATGGCGACAGTCTCAAGGGGCGATTAACATCCATATGCCAGAAGCGATGATTAAAGTTAATGGTGACGAAATCACCATTGACATTCTGGAAGACTCTCCAGCACGGCAACTCGTGGCAGAGATGATGATTCTCACCGGGGAAGTTGCAGCTAAGTACGCCAAGGCTCACGATATTCCCCTGCCTTTCCGGAGTCAACCCCAACCGGAACTTCCCTCAGAAGAGGAATTGTTGCAACTGCCAGCAGGCCCAGTCCGGTATTGTGCCATGCGCGGGCGTATGCCTCGCAGTGAAATGAGTACCACGCCAGGACGACACGCAGGTTTGGGATTGGAAACCTACACTCAGGTGACATCGCCAATTCGCCGCTACAGCGACTTGCTGGCTCACTTCCAGCTTAAGGCACACCTGCGCGGCGAACCAACGCCATTTTCAGCCCAAGAGTTGCAAGAAGTCATGGTGGGTATTGGCACTGCGGCCCAAGAAGCAAGATTAGTGGAACGCCAGACAAATCGTTATTGGGGTCTGGAGTATCTGCGCCGTCACGCCGATCAGGTTTGGCAGGCGTTGATGCTGCGCTGGCTGCGAGAAGACGACAGGTTAGGATTAATTTTGTTAGAGGATTTGGGTTTAGAGTTGGCAATGCGTTTCACCAAGTCAGTGAAATTGGGCGATCGCTTGTCCGTTAGTGTCAGCCACTCCGATCCTCGGCAAGATGTGATCCAGTTTCGGCAGTTGGTAGATCAAGAAGTTCAGCCAGCTGCAACTTAA
- a CDS encoding DUF3318 domain-containing protein, with product MTSYVTSSARAEMSELRRLKTLLPPELQSWVTVEGTTEVNPPLLRCEEIGKDQIEIQIDLVKWDQLALDQRNLLFWHEVARIQNDTIPRDGWEMAALAIGLGGAVGELWVQDGLLLLLALALCGVSGYRLYQKNNGDKQVKEMIEADEKAIALATRFGYSLPNAYKSLGSALKALLEQTPSKRQRSKYETRLTALKRSASKAKAKVKGSREATP from the coding sequence ATGACATCCTATGTAACCTCTTCTGCCAGAGCCGAGATGAGTGAACTCCGGCGTTTAAAAACTTTACTGCCGCCAGAATTGCAAAGCTGGGTAACAGTCGAGGGAACGACTGAGGTAAATCCCCCCCTGCTCCGCTGTGAAGAAATTGGCAAGGATCAAATCGAGATTCAAATTGACCTGGTGAAATGGGATCAATTGGCACTCGATCAGCGCAACTTGCTATTTTGGCACGAAGTCGCTCGGATTCAAAATGACACCATTCCCAGAGATGGTTGGGAAATGGCGGCGCTAGCCATTGGTTTAGGTGGCGCAGTGGGCGAACTCTGGGTACAAGATGGGTTGCTGCTGTTGTTAGCTTTGGCGTTGTGTGGCGTATCAGGCTACCGGCTGTATCAGAAAAATAATGGGGACAAGCAAGTAAAAGAAATGATTGAAGCGGATGAGAAAGCGATCGCGCTAGCCACCCGCTTCGGCTATTCTCTCCCCAATGCCTATAAAAGTCTCGGTAGCGCCTTGAAAGCTCTGCTTGAGCAAACTCCTAGTAAGCGTCAACGCAGCAAATATGAAACGCGACTCACTGCTCTCAAACGCAGTGCATCCAAAGCCAAAGCCAAAGTAAAAGGTTCACGCGAGGCGACACCTTAA
- the rpmG gene encoding 50S ribosomal protein L33, translating into MASKKGVRLIVTLECTECRTNQAKRSPGVSRYTTTKNRRNTTARLELKKFCTHCNTHTIHKEIK; encoded by the coding sequence ATGGCAAGTAAGAAGGGGGTTCGACTGATTGTGACGTTGGAATGCACCGAGTGTCGCACAAACCAAGCGAAGCGATCGCCAGGTGTTTCCCGCTACACAACCACGAAGAACCGCCGTAACACCACGGCAAGACTGGAACTGAAGAAGTTCTGCACCCACTGCAACACACACACGATTCACAAGGAAATCAAGTAA
- a CDS encoding DUF5331 domain-containing protein, which yields MLQVCCHWLSNIGQKLSNLVIGKGQMTNEEEIKTNEQACNLSTFQLSNYSMNIELLRKSIKVKWLDYYQENRPWLVQLGVWVNSEGQRRPSSSFILATLSILEPRLTEMLPLIVDLNNDPDRIVGALGLNFNPDVELNNTLVQSEEAIAPQDGNNEEAVKMLPGGMQEAKLEPQSHASSLPSLIDESCRGVKRDRD from the coding sequence ATGTTGCAGGTTTGTTGTCATTGGTTATCAAACATTGGTCAAAAACTCTCCAATTTAGTTATTGGCAAAGGACAAATGACGAATGAGGAAGAAATAAAGACTAACGAGCAAGCTTGCAACTTGTCAACCTTCCAACTGTCCAATTATTCAATGAATATCGAGCTGCTGCGTAAATCTATAAAAGTCAAGTGGCTGGACTATTACCAAGAAAATCGACCGTGGCTGGTGCAACTGGGAGTTTGGGTTAACAGTGAAGGGCAACGTCGTCCTTCTTCCAGTTTCATCTTGGCAACACTGTCAATTTTGGAGCCGCGGCTGACCGAGATGCTGCCCTTAATTGTCGATCTGAACAACGATCCGGATCGGATTGTGGGAGCTTTAGGGCTTAACTTCAATCCTGATGTTGAGCTAAATAATACCCTTGTGCAAAGCGAAGAAGCGATCGCGCCCCAGGATGGGAATAACGAGGAAGCTGTCAAAATGCTTCCCGGAGGTATGCAGGAAGCGAAATTAGAGCCACAGAGCCACGCTAGTAGCCTTCCATCTTTAATCGATGAGTCTTGCCGAGGGGTAAAGCGCGATCGCGACTAA
- a CDS encoding tetratricopeptide repeat protein, with protein MKSICRNIAILLISTVIGGLPSAVRANPSSQLLNVNEIAQTQMSAVDFYNRGVDKLDAGDFKGAIADFDESIRLAPNDVESYYNRGYARHILGAYQDAIKDYTEALRINPDYANAYGNRAYSHYLLKNYQEAIADSTEAIRLNPKDANVYINRGNARDDQGDTKAAIEDYNEALRIDPKSARAYYNRGIAYNRLSENQKALEDYTQTLALDGRFADAYYNRAITHTRLGNGKAAVADFQKAADMFRAQGRTENYQNALDAMKNIQL; from the coding sequence ATGAAATCCATTTGCAGAAATATCGCCATTCTCTTAATCTCTACGGTAATCGGTGGGCTTCCCTCTGCTGTCCGTGCCAATCCCTCTAGTCAGTTACTGAATGTCAATGAGATCGCCCAGACTCAAATGAGTGCTGTCGATTTTTATAATCGGGGCGTTGACAAACTAGATGCAGGTGACTTCAAAGGCGCGATCGCAGATTTTGACGAATCTATCCGTCTTGCTCCCAACGATGTTGAGTCATACTACAACAGGGGTTATGCTCGTCATATCCTGGGAGCTTACCAGGATGCAATAAAAGATTACACCGAAGCCTTGCGAATAAATCCGGATTATGCCAACGCCTACGGCAACCGGGCTTATTCCCATTACCTTCTAAAGAATTATCAAGAAGCGATCGCAGATTCTACAGAAGCGATTCGGCTCAATCCCAAAGATGCAAATGTTTATATTAATCGGGGCAATGCCCGCGACGACCAAGGCGATACTAAAGCGGCAATTGAGGATTATAACGAAGCCTTACGCATCGACCCCAAGAGTGCTAGAGCTTACTATAACCGAGGTATAGCTTATAACCGTCTATCTGAAAATCAGAAAGCACTTGAAGACTACACTCAAACTCTTGCTTTAGATGGGAGATTTGCTGACGCTTACTATAACCGGGCAATTACCCACACACGCTTAGGAAACGGCAAAGCAGCCGTTGCAGATTTTCAGAAAGCCGCAGATATGTTCCGCGCCCAAGGAAGGACAGAGAATTACCAGAATGCACTAGACGCTATGAAGAATATTCAGCTTTAA
- the thiO gene encoding glycine oxidase ThiO, with translation MNTESDILIIGGGAIALSIAVELRLRGATVTVLSRDFKSAAAHAAAGMLAPQAEGIPPGAMLDLCMRSRSMYPDWASKLEQLSGRSIGYWPNGILAPVYVSRNVSDAVVSKALPLESVAKSDESATTLHPSTQSSVVSTWLDKEAIHQIQPGLGAEVVGGWWYPEDGQVDNRALAQALWIAAQELGVTLKEGVAAEAIQQQNRRVTGVRTSAGDFRARHYVLATGAWSNELLPLPVHPKKGQMLSVSSPLVAGELRRVLYGEEIYIVPRRDGRIVIGATSEDVGFIPHNTPTGIKTLLERAIRLYPALKDFPIQEFWWGFRPATPDELPILGASSCENLTLATGHYRNGILLAPVTASVLADLIWQQKSDPLLEHFHYSRFYAGSRLVNATPKMLQLSRPTSSDLDQSSDLPADPLIIAGRTFKSRLMTGTGKYRSIEEMQQSVIASGCEIVTVAVRRVQTKAPGHEGLAEALDWTKIWMLPNTAGCKTAEEAIRVARLGREMAKLLGQEDNNFVKLEVIPDLKYLLPDPIGTLEAAEQLVKEGFAVLPYINADPLLAKRLEEVGCATVMPLGSPIGSGQGIKNEANIQIIIENAGIPVVVDAGLATPSEASQAMEMGADAVLINSAIAGAKNPAAMARAMSLGVQAGRLANLAGRIPVKVYASASSPLSGTISD, from the coding sequence ATGAACACAGAAAGTGACATTCTCATCATCGGCGGCGGCGCGATCGCTTTGAGCATCGCCGTTGAACTTCGCTTGCGGGGTGCAACCGTCACCGTGCTGAGTCGCGACTTTAAATCAGCAGCTGCTCATGCTGCTGCTGGAATGCTGGCACCACAGGCAGAAGGTATCCCGCCTGGTGCGATGCTAGATTTGTGTATGCGATCGCGCTCTATGTATCCAGACTGGGCCAGCAAACTAGAACAACTCTCAGGCAGATCCATCGGCTACTGGCCCAACGGCATCTTGGCACCAGTTTATGTTAGTAGGAACGTAAGCGATGCGGTGGTCAGCAAAGCATTGCCGCTAGAATCCGTTGCTAAAAGCGATGAATCCGCCACGACGCTTCACCCGTCTACACAGTCGTCAGTCGTCAGCACTTGGCTAGACAAAGAAGCAATTCATCAAATTCAACCGGGATTAGGTGCCGAAGTTGTCGGTGGGTGGTGGTATCCCGAAGATGGTCAAGTAGACAATCGCGCATTAGCTCAAGCATTGTGGATAGCCGCACAGGAATTGGGCGTAACCCTCAAAGAAGGCGTTGCAGCTGAGGCGATACAGCAACAAAATCGGCGAGTAACTGGTGTCAGAACATCTGCGGGTGATTTTCGCGCCCGACACTATGTTTTAGCTACTGGCGCGTGGTCTAACGAATTGTTACCCCTACCAGTACATCCAAAAAAAGGGCAAATGCTATCCGTTTCATCCCCTCTGGTTGCTGGGGAATTACGTCGGGTACTGTATGGTGAGGAAATCTACATCGTGCCGCGTCGGGATGGCAGAATTGTAATTGGAGCCACCAGCGAGGATGTAGGATTCATACCCCACAACACCCCGACAGGTATAAAAACTTTGCTGGAAAGGGCTATTCGGCTTTATCCAGCCTTAAAAGACTTTCCTATTCAAGAATTTTGGTGGGGTTTTCGACCAGCCACACCCGATGAATTACCAATTCTCGGCGCTAGCTCTTGCGAGAATTTAACCCTCGCGACTGGTCACTACCGCAATGGTATTTTGCTGGCTCCCGTGACTGCTTCCGTTTTAGCAGACCTAATTTGGCAGCAAAAGTCTGACCCCTTGCTAGAGCATTTTCACTACTCCAGGTTCTACGCTGGATCTAGACTTGTTAATGCAACTCCAAAAATGCTTCAATTAAGCCGTCCTACTTCTTCTGACCTGGATCAGTCCTCGGATCTCCCAGCCGACCCCTTAATAATCGCTGGTCGCACGTTCAAATCTCGCTTGATGACGGGAACGGGCAAGTATCGCAGCATAGAAGAAATGCAGCAAAGTGTTATTGCTAGCGGCTGTGAGATTGTGACTGTGGCGGTGCGTCGGGTGCAAACAAAGGCACCGGGACACGAAGGGCTGGCGGAGGCGCTGGATTGGACGAAAATCTGGATGCTACCTAATACTGCTGGCTGTAAAACTGCTGAAGAGGCGATTCGGGTGGCGCGTCTAGGACGGGAGATGGCAAAGTTGTTGGGACAGGAAGACAATAATTTTGTCAAGTTAGAGGTGATTCCTGACTTGAAGTATCTGCTACCTGACCCGATTGGCACTTTGGAAGCAGCGGAACAACTGGTTAAGGAAGGCTTTGCTGTGCTGCCTTACATTAATGCTGATCCGTTGCTGGCAAAGCGTTTGGAAGAGGTTGGCTGTGCAACAGTAATGCCTTTGGGTTCGCCGATTGGTTCCGGACAAGGGATTAAGAATGAGGCGAATATTCAAATTATCATTGAGAATGCCGGAATTCCGGTGGTGGTGGATGCGGGGCTGGCAACGCCCAGCGAGGCTTCTCAGGCTATGGAAATGGGGGCGGATGCGGTTTTGATCAATAGTGCGATCGCGGGGGCTAAAAATCCGGCGGCAATGGCTCGCGCCATGAGTTTAGGTGTCCAAGCAGGTCGTCTGGCTAACCTCGCTGGACGTATACCTGTGAAAGTCTACGCCAGTGCTAGTTCTCCCCTAAGCGGCACGATTAGTGACTAG
- the psb34 gene encoding photosystem II assembly protein Psb34, producing MKYTTEDGGRLNNFAVEPKVYKAEPPTEAQKRNYLFLSIGAIALLGGLMFVAVSASNLG from the coding sequence ATGAAATACACAACCGAAGATGGCGGACGTTTGAACAATTTTGCAGTTGAGCCAAAGGTTTACAAAGCAGAACCACCGACAGAAGCCCAAAAGCGCAACTACCTCTTCCTGAGCATTGGCGCGATCGCTCTGCTTGGCGGCTTAATGTTCGTTGCTGTTTCAGCATCTAACTTAGGCTAA